The DNA sequence CGGCCGGTCCACCAGCGCCTGCACGATCGATCGGTCCCGGCCGTAGGAGAGCAGCTCCATGGCGTCGTCCAGGGCGAGCCATCGCACCTCGTCGACCTCGGAGTTGGGCTCGAACGCCCCGCTCTCCGGGACCATGGCCCAGTAGCGCGCCACCTTCGGCCGGTCGAACCGGTCCCGATAGGCGACATCACCGAGGTGCTCGCCGAGCGCGCACCGCAGCCCGGTCTCCTCCTCCACCTCACGAAGGGCGCAGTCCTCGTCCGTCTCGCCGGGCTCCGCCTTTCCCTTCGGCAGGCTCCAGTCGTCGTACTTCGGCCGGTGGACGAGCAGGATCTCCGTGGCGCGGCCGGCGCCGTCTCCCCGGCGCCGCCACACCACG is a window from the Acidimicrobiales bacterium genome containing:
- a CDS encoding NUDIX hydrolase — its product is MTPSTPPGPVRAAGGVVWRRRGDGAGRATEILLVHRPKYDDWSLPKGKAEPGETDEDCALREVEEETGLRCALGEHLGDVAYRDRFDRPKVARYWAMVPESGAFEPNSEVDEVRWLALDDAMELLSYGRDRSIVQALVDRPPA